The DNA segment TTCAGGTATCGAACACCAGCAGCAGATGTTGGAAAGTCAAATACTGCAGCTCCAGAAGTTTCCTCTTCAGGCATTGGAGAAAAGCCTTCAATTGCAAGATCGTTGTCTCTTACTAAGATATTTACTCCTAGGATTAAGAGAACGTCATCATTACCACTAGATGAAATTAGACAATCAAACAATGAATCTTCTCATGGTGGAAGTGTTGGTGGTCCTCTAAATGTGAGATTTAACAAAGCTTTTAAGTTCCATTTTTTTGCAGTTATATGTGGTATACATTGTTGATAAATCTTAAGTCATTTTAATAACCTTTGTTATTAACCTATTAGTTCATTTTCACAGAAAAAAGAAGCCCAGAGGAAGATAGCTCGCTCTCTTTCAGTACCTGCCAACAACAAAGACAAAAGCTTAAGGAGGATGGATTCATTTTTTCGCATTGTTCCTTCCACTCCTCGAGTAAAGGAAGGAGATGTATTGGTAGACACATCAACAAACGATACTGGTATctcattataaatatttgattttgcaCTCATGGAAAACCGACTTTGAATTATTTGGTGGAATAGAATCCACTCTCCCAGTctcagattttgtttttttaaaaaaaactactttCTCTGGAGacattttagtttaatttataattttagaacaCCTACATCTTCTTAACTTCCATGACGTTAGTAACTTGTCTTAAATACTTTCATGGTGCAGAAAATGAAGATGCTAATGGTGAAGATATAGCCGAAGAAGAGGCTGTGTGTAGAATCTGTCTGGTTGATCTGTGTGAAGGAGGTGAGACCTTCAAGTTGGAATGCAGCTGCAAAGGTGAACTTGCACTGGCTCACCAAGAATGCGCTATTAAATGGTTTAGTATAAAGGGTAACAAGACCTGTGATGTGTGCAAAGAGGAAGTTCGGAACCTACCTGTCACTCTATTAAGGATCCAAAGTGTTCGAAATCGGAATAATGGTGCAAATAGGTCTCAGCTGGAAGATGCAAACGGATACAGGCATGTCTATTTACTTTTGTTTCTTAAGAATCTTACCGATGAATGAGTTACAACAAAATGCTTCAATGAGGAACTAAATGAATATCATATAATCTTAATATATGAATTGAATTTAGTTCATATATAATCTCAAATACAGGCATATTAAATAAAGTCATGCCTATTTACTGTTTGAACTGAATTCAGACTTTAATAATCTTGAATCACTTTCCTGCCCCTTGCTTGTTATTTAACTAATATTTCTCATGTTTCCTCTGCTTCATGCATGTAATAATGGTTATCAACTTATCACTCCATCTAAGATACAGACCAGCTAATTTACTGTCATGCCTTAGAAATTGAACTAATGGACTCACATGCTATGTCATGATTCAAACATTGTTTCCTATACAGACCATTTATGATGCTTATAAATCAATAGTTTTTCTTGACGTTGTGCAGTTACTACTAGTGGAATAGTGTGTTTTtcttatatctttatttataaattctttCACTGtggattatttattattatagtcaCGCCTTTAATTTGGCTGCTAATTTTAATAGGGTATGGCAGGAAGTCCCAGTTCTTGTCATTGTCAGCATGCTGGCGTATTTCTGCTTTCTTGAGCAGCTATTGGTAAGAACATCAGCCCTCTCAGAATTATGAAATTTGCAATTTTCTGTAGGCTCAGTTATTCGGCTCTCTGCAGGTTGGAAAAATGAGTACTGGTGCAATTGCCATATCTCTTCCATTTTCCTGTGTACTGGGTCTACTTTCCTCCATGACATCGTCAACCATGGGTAGGTTTGAACATTGgtaaatattgtaaatataCTTTTCTCAATAACTCATCAGATATGATATAGGGAGTGTCCGTTGCATCTTTCATCTATCTGTTGCCACTCATTTAAATGCCTTTTAGTCAATATATTCTTCTTCTGGGCTAATGAAACAGTTAACTGGGggaattttataaaacttaaatgaaTAAGAGTGGTACCGACACATTAGAGTCAGAGTACTAGTCAAAGCCATCTGTTTGTTGTAATAGGCTGATAGCACTCTTTGTTGAGGTCTGGATAGTATAAAACGTGATTTGGCAATTTCTATTATTATGACACTGAATGATTCTTTTATTCTCAACAAGTAATTGCTGTTCCTGTTTTTATTCATGAGGGTTTTGTTCTTTTCTGCTAGGTTGGTTAGCTGATCTATGTGTcctaacaattttgttttaaactaTGGTGTCCAGTGAAGAGCAGGTTCATCTGGATTTATGCTTCTGTCCAGTTTGCTATGGTGGTTCTCTTTGCGCATATTTTTTACTCCGTGGTAAGGAATTTTGTCTGAACCAAATTCTTGTTAAGTGTATTTATCATTTGAAACAAAGTTAGGCAATATTTTATGAGAAATAAATGATCTAATGAATAGAATAATAGGCTTTTATctctaaaagaaaaacaactgtATCAGATTGGGTAGGGATGAAATTATGCCGCTCCAAATTTTCATAGAACATGCAGATTCTTGGGGGATGTGATTGTACAATGGATATTCAATCTGATTCCATCTAATTTGGTTTAAGCATATCCTGATTCCAAAGTCCAGTCACcacatttttcttgttagcaTAGCATAATTGGTTGGTTATATGGATGCATGAAAGTGTGTACTAGACTTCTAAATGCAGAAGGCCAAGCATTCTGACTCTCTTAGTGTCTTGTTGTCTCCTACAGGTTCGTGTGCAAGCTGTTTTGTCTATCCTTCTGGCCACATTTGCTGGTTTTGGTGTGGTGATGAGTGGCAGTTCTATTCTCGTGGAGTTTTATAGATGGAGAAGAAGATTGCAGGCATCAGAACAGCGACAAGGCCCTCAATTGATGCCACAAACAGGACAAAATCCACAATCTTCAAACACTCCTAATTCAGATTCAGGTTCAGGTCCTTCAAATCACAGTCAACCTGTGGTGCAAAATGAACAGAACTCAAATCagagttgaattgatttgtTTGTTTGGCTTCTCTTAACACTAGAGGATGCAACtcattgtttttcattattGATTTGGAAGTACTTATCGTGTATAGGGAATTAGACtttattacatttttacatCTTCACCAGACTTCATTGTACAGCTTATGGCAGCAAGCAATAGTGACTTAGAATATAGCTTCTCATGCTATGGAAtttctgttttttaatttgtgatGGGAATTACAATTTTCAGCACACTAAAACCAGAAGGCGTCTGGTCTTCTTTTTTGTAGTCTTGGGTGAGAGaatgcttttgtttttgttcagaGTGGAGAACAAGTCTTTTTAGTTCATCTTGGTGGTTTGATCATTGATGTAGCAAACTAAATGAAGCTTTATTACCTTCTACTGTAGGACTAGAATACATTCTAGAAAATGGCATGTTATGTTACAAGAATAATCAACATATTTTGAGGGAGGAAATTTGTGAATGATATATTGTCTTTCTTAGAAAGATGGAAATCTCTTATCTTTATTCAATTAGGTATTGATTGACTTGTCATTACTAATATTTGTGTATGAAAAGATCATTGCAAAAGTTGTTGTGACAGGTAGTGTTTACCATGTTCTTTTTGACCAAGTATGTTTGCCACAATCTATCACCAAGATAAAGAAGCttgctttcttcttttattgaatttttgttacAAAGCTAGCTTTATTCTATTCAAGCTGACACTGAATTGTATTATCTACTTTATCTGCTAACTAACTTGCTTAAGGAAAATAAGAAATCGTGTCAGCTGTTTCACAGTGAAAATGACATCTTTTAATCAAATGTGGAGCAGAAAAGCAGAATCTGATAACATTAATATGGTTGCTTAATTGCCTTTATACGACTAGTTTGAGAATttcatcttattattttttctgcTCAAGTTTATTGgttaagttttataaaattattgactGAAAATAATGgttattcttttgtttaaagttaaatgaaatttttttatttgaatatttgaagtGATGTTActttaagttttgaaataactagtaattttatttattctttgaaTGTGttacaaatagtaaaataattccaaaatgTTATAGTTTGATAGAAAAACGAATTCTAATTCAAGTCAAATCaatctttaaaattgaatatatatatatatatatatatatatatatatatatatatatatatatatatatatatatatattttgaaggaTTTGATTGCACGAGGCAAAGCAATTTATGGACTTCATTTAAGAGAGAAAATTTGAGTAAAAAGATTATTGAAAATTGAATAGAATTGACTATTCAAATAAATGATGTACTAAATCTAAGATTTGAATGATCTGATATTGTCCAAATCTGatttttggtgaaaataatttttgaccaaactttatttatttctttgagTGAGATTAGTCTAAGatgaaactttatttattttcgaagtacatattataaaatgtttcaaaaaaatatttttaaaaatgataattttttatatattttagattatctTATTGGTTTTACCGAACACAATCCAATGGTGAGAGTCAAATAATTATTCAACGTGTTAGTGATTATTCATGATGTTTAAATAAtgcttaaaaacaaaaatagttaagatttataaaatatatgctaTTATCGTTATGATCAAAGTTagtgaattaaatttttaaaggatgaaaagtaatgttttatatatattttaaaagaattaaagagaatgatttctaattttagaagaacgtaaaatatatttaattttaaaataaaatagaaaaacaatttgtagAAAATGAGAACTGAAGAACATAGTGTGTATAAGGTCTACGTGTAGTAGTGACTATGGTGCAGTGCGTAGGTGAATACAGATTTTGCATACCATGAATGGTTCTGCGCAAGGACTGCTTCTTCTCAACACCAgtttcttttccaatttctcCTTCCGAGGTGACCTTTAGTCACGACCCTTGTCAGTCCCTTCTCTCtcttacgtttttttttttggaaactTCAATCAAACAGTTGGTGGGTCAATCAATAAACCAAATTTGTCATACTTCAACGTTATGTTTAACTTCTTGTATGCCCACTTGAGTTTCATGTCAATAATGCTTTCTTTGGTGGcattttggataaaaaaaaatgccaaTTTTATGCGGTACTTTACCTTTTCTGGTCAACTCTAAAATTGAGTTCTACATGTGACACTTGTGCTTCAGGGTTTTGCAGGTTGTCAGTTGTTCGACGTTCGCAGCAGTGTCACGGGCTGAGAAGAGGTTTCTCGAAAAGCATGGCTTGCAGTGTGGAAAATTGTGATATGGGTAGTGGGGTGGTTCATCCAGCCACGGATGCTTATGCTGGAGAGGCAGTTGAAGCTTTGAAAGCTGGGAAAGTTATAGCAGTACCCACCGATACACTCTATGGGTTTGCTTGTGATGCTTGGTATGCTGCTATTTCAATCTCTACTTCAAAACTTATATTGCCTTTGTAGATGCTTAAAATCCTTCAAGCTTCACTTGCGTTTCTGGCCCTCTAGTTTTTATCATCTGTGTTGCATTTTATACTTTTCTAGGTACATGTAAGAAACATTGGTTGTGGCGGCTGTACTATCTTGGATTTTAGTTCTAACTATGTTTGAAAATTAACTTCAAGCTTGGTATAATCAACACAGAGAAAAAACGTAGACGGAAATACCTTCTGCTGGAAAATTATGAAAACCCTATTGTAACAAAGAATGAAGTTATAACTGCACCCTTAAACTGGTGAAAATTCAATGAATTTCTGTATTTGAATATAAAtctagagttttttttttctcaaaccaaAAATGAGTATAAAAGTTTTGTATGTCTATAACATTTCTGTTGTTTTAATCTACGAACCTAATATTAAGCTATTCACATTCCTGACAATATATCCAATGAAATGTTGGGTCAGTAAAATTCGATCTTCCTAAAAGGAAGCAGATGAATAATTGCTTTATATCCATTTCATACAGGTTTCgataagatataaaaaatgtttcataaACATCATATGGGAGAAAAGTTAGCTCCACATTATTCTCATCGTTGTAAATGTAGACAACAAACTTGTGAAAAAACTTGATTCACCTCTTGTTCCATTCATGCAATCAATAAATACAATCCGTTGTACTCAAAAAAGACAAACTTATTAACTACCTCCTGTAAGTCTCCAACAGCTAATACATTAATTACTCTACTAAACTGTCTAGTTGAATTCTCCACTCACTTGTGCTCAGCCCCGAGCTACATGCCACCATCAACAACACTGCTTTTTGTTCAACTTCTGTGATGTTGGTCGTCTCTTCTTTTCCACATATCGACAATTTTTAGTAAAACGTATGACCTTACCACAACTGAAGCACTTATATGTATAACACTCCTTTGCATAATGGTCATACTTGCCACACTTAAAGCACTCAACATATGAGTTTATTGACTGACCTCCTCTCCATGGACTTTGTCCTCTTTTGTACCAATTTTGTTGATTGACTgttctttctccttttcctaTCTTTGGCTTCTACCACTAAGATTGCATCCTCTATCTCTTCGGTATCGTCCTCTACCCTGAGTGTTCTGAGCCTCTCCCTTCACTTGGAGTGTTGATTAAGTGGTTCTTGATACCACTTTGTAGACCACAAACTTGTTGTGAAAAAACTTGATTTACCTCTTGTTCTTGTTCCATTCATGCAATCAACAAATACGATTAATAGACTCACATATTATAACTGTTAGTACTCAAAACAGACAAAAACGGCTATAAACGACTAACCCATTAACTATCAATAAGTCTCCAATGACTAATATCTTAACTACTCTTAAGAGTCCAACGGCCAATTCATTAACTACTTGTAAGTCTTCAATGGCTAATTCatttaagtttattctaaacCCAACATTGAATGCCTAcgtgttttcttgttttattccaatgtgttcaaatttttgtttACATTCTTGTGTCCACACCTTCTTATGTCTCTGTTAAATTGCATTCTAAATTATTAATGGCTACCTCTTACTTCCTATTGGGGCATGTTGGCAGCTCATTGGAAGCGATTAACAGGATTTATGAGATCAAAGGCCGTAGACATACAAGCCCTCTGGCTATTTGTGTTGGCGACGTATCAGACATAACCCGTTTTGCTGTCACTGACCATTTACCTCATGGTCTGCTTGATTCCCTCCTACCCGGGCCTGTTACAGTTGTACTAAAACGAGGTTTGTCAGTCATATTGTGAGTGTGTGTAAGtaattgaaagtaaaattaatgaaaGTTAAAAATGCAGAGTAGTCTATAACATATGCCTAAAGCAATCAACTAACAAAGTTTAGGATGCAGCAATTTATTCCTATTTCTTCGATCCCGTTGTCAAAGTATCTTCTGTGTACCTCAGGTTCTGTTATAAAGATCCTATTTGTTGTCTTGTCTGATAGTATGCATACCATGATATTTTGCAGGAGAGTCAAGTGTTCTTGAACAATCTTTGAACCCAGGATTGGATAGTATAGGAGTTAGAGTGCCTGATTGCAATTTCATCAGGACCATTGCCCGTGCTTCAGAAACTGCTCTAGCCCTCACTAGTGCAAACTTAAGTGGACAGCCAAGTAGTCTTTCCACCAAAGATTTTGAGAACCTCTGGGAACACTGTGCTTTTGTTTATGATGGTGGTTTGATTCCATCAAGTCGTGCTGGTTCTACAGTTGTGGACCTCACTACACCCCAAAGATACAGAATACTTAGACCTGGAAGGTAGCTGGTCTAAACTTTACTATACTACAATGTTTAAAACATGTACTTTGTGCTAAGAAGCAGATGTCAAAACTATTTCTGTTATATCATTTTTCCCCTCCAATATACGATGGAAATGCTTGGATTTTGCTGTTCTAATATTTCACCATTTAAAATGATGACACCAAATTCATCCAGTTGGGAGAACTCTCATTAGCTCTCCTCCAGTTAATAATGTGTGGACCTCTGCAAAATGCATATGAAACACGGCCATCATTCCTGTCTGAAGCCTTTTCTTAAGTAATAATAGTGCCTCAAAACTGACGTTTTACTAGCAGAATGATGCAATATCTGAGTTTACATGTTTTGAACAAACATGTTCATAATATTTAGTTGACAcgtatatttgatattttgtaaGTATAAGTTTTATGTTGCCTTAAATCAAGTGTTCTTGTTCACCTATCATTTGCAGTGCAAAGGAAGAGACAGTTGCCATCTTGGAGAAGCATTCTTTCGTTGAGACAGTGACCTCTTAAATAAGTTGTGATTCATTTTCAGTGTGACATTGTAGACCTAATGTCCCACTTGCAAAATCAAACAATTCTTTCGCTTGGACAAGTGAGAAGCTATCACCCAGGCTAATTATTTCCATTGTCTGCTTTATGTTTTGTAGTATCTCCAGGATGCATTAAAAACTACGTTAAAAAATCTATGTTGTGCCTCAAAttggttatattatttttttttccatcaataCATTTGCATAAAACTTCTTTATATCTTGAGCAGGTGCTATGGAAATGTAAACAGTCTAGTGAAATCTAATTCACATAATATTTTCTGTGGATAGCATTATTATTGTGTTAAAGGCTATACCCTAAATACCAAGTAATCATTAGTGCAGAACATATTTGACATGACTGGTAAGACAGCAAACTTGTATTTTTGAGCTTATAGTATCATTCAATAATGATGTCAGGTTATAAGAAACTAAATTGTTGAAAGGTACCATGGACTATTAACATGACTAATTAAATTGGTAGAAGAGGAAATGGAACAACCCCAGCCCCTTCCCAGCCCCAGCCCAGCCCCAACCCAGCCCCAGCCCAGCCCCAACCCAGCCCCAGTCCAGCCACAGCCACAGCCCAGCCCAGCCCCAGCCCCAGCCCAAGCCCTTGCACAGCCCCAGCCCCAGTCCAGCCACAGCCCCAGCACAGCCTCAGCCCAGCCCGGCCACAGACCCAGCCCAGCCCAAACCCAGTCACAGACCCAGCACAGCCCCAGGCCCAGCCCAGTCTGTTCACTCTGCAGTCTtcatttgattgatttttttggCTCACAGTAGCTATGAATAAAATGCCCTGGTTTGTTCTTTCTGATTGTTAGGTTGTGAGTAGTTCTATCCTTTAGTTTGTTATACTTCCTGTGAAGAAAAAGATTTTGGTTATCGAATTAGATAGTAAACCAGTCAATAATTTTGGAATACTTGAAGTACTTAAATTATGTCATTCGAAGAAGCTGTACTTGATTTATGACATTGGACTTGATTTGCATCTTAAATGAGCCAAAACTAATTCTCGTGAAATAATGTACAGCCCCTTCCCAGCCACAGCCCAGCCCCAGCCCCAGCCCCAGCCCAGCCCGAGCCACAGCCACAGCCCAGCCCCAGTCCTAACCCAGCCACTGCCTCAGCCCAGCTCCAGTCCAACCCCAGTCCAGTCCCAGCCACAGCTACAGCCACAGCCCAGCCACAGCCCAGCCACAGCCACAGCCACAGCCCAAACCCAGCCCAGACCCAGCCACATCCCCAGCCCAGCCATAGCCACATCCCCAGCCCAGCCATAGCCACAGCCTCAACCCAGCCACAGTCCCAGCCCAGTCTGTTCACTCTGGGGACTtcatttgattgatttttttgcTCACACTAGTTATGAATAATACGCCCTGGTATGTTCTTTCTGATTGTTAGGTTGTGAGTGTTTTATCCTTTAGTTTGTTATTCTTCCTGTGAATTAGATAGTACAGAAATTCTGTCATTCGAAGAAGCTATACTTGATTTATGACATTGTACTTGATTTGCATCTTAAATGAGCCAAAACTAATTCTCGTGAAACAATGTGCATTGTATATGCGACCATCGCTGCTTTCTAATTTGAACACTACTTTTAAACTAGGCATATTGTTTCATTATGTTATCAAGTGTATTTTGTTTACACATTTTAGGCTTCTCGTGCTGTTGGTACCACAAATTCTAATATCGGATTTTTacttttaggggcattttttTATACCATTCTTCAACTTGCTCTTTTATTCCTCAAATGTCATCTTAGCATTGTTCgccaatttatttattttacttgtttgCAATCGATTCCATAGCTTCACGATTGCTCATGCTGagtacatttttttcatttgcctTGTTGGTAGAGTACTTTATGTAAAACTGAAATACTGTTTAGGTCACTAATTGtcttatttaaaagttttattgaaTTGTGTAAGCATGGTGTTTAGACATGTTTCATAGCCGCAATGTTTTAAAAGATTCAAGCAAACCCAAATTTGAGGGCAAAACCTTATTTGGGAGCTACGAAACCATTACAAGAGTTGTCGACCTTCATCAAAAAAGATATACGGTAAAAACCTGTATTTTGCTAATTCACTCATGTTATTGTTATTGCAGTTGATACATTATGACCGTAGTGCGTTGTAAATTGTGGGATTCCTTGAATATTCCAACATCTTTGAAACATAAAGCAACCACTGGATATGGATGTTGAACTGAGTTGCGTCTTGCgtcacaaaattattttatatcacaaATATTGAGCTTATACTtctaatcattataaaaaaagaaacacacTTTAAAGAGACTCTTGGAGTTTGgagttgttttcttttcatattatctaATGGAGATATTTTTATCTGAATTAGGTAGGATTGCACTAAACAATGAAGTTCTCTCATTTAATATACTTGCATAGCTCGAATTTGAATTTGAGACTACTTAATGAGATAAAGTAATCAAGGACAGTTATAACCTTTCATGTTTAATGTGTTAACAAAGACTTATTTTGTTGCATGTCCTTTGTCAAAAATAAACGATGCCCAAGATTAGTTATTTGTCAACTCTGATACTTTTTGTTATTGGTTTGGAACTACTCAAGATTAGTTAGTTGTTCACACGATATCAATTCAGTTAACCATGCAATAAATAGCTTAATTCATGTATCTTCAACttttttggataaaaatatatatcaaagcATTTTACTGGCTGGTTTGACCAAGAATTGGTCTACCGACGGATTTGctaattctaaaaatttatataatcaaaCCAACGTAGAAATATCAATATTTATCCAAGTTTTCCATTCCTATAATCTGAATACATACATAATgtaatttgacaaaaaaaaaagtatttcttttattgtataaaaaaattataaataaacttagtAACTATTATTAGTTAGtgtaaaagtatttaatttagtttagaaATATAGTGTTAAATGGAATCTTAAAAATGAATggtgaaaaacataaaagaaaagtaagcgCTTGATATTTTAAGTATGAAGAGGGTTTCCAAAAGGGTATTTCAATACATTTAAGAGGATTGATTTAGGTTGATTTATGAAGATTATGCGTATTTGACGTGGATTATCTGTGAGAAATATATTCAGTGGGGAATGACATGAGAAGTGGGTGATTTATAGTGATTGTTGTGTGAATTACCAATTTACCccactatttttcttttttaattttttataattattatcacgaaacataaaaagatatttccaaaaacaataaaatactaCTAACAATGAATGATATAAAGTGTTATAAGAGTGGAAGCGCAATTAAAGGGATAGGTACCAACCAGAATGCATTTACTCTGCCTCCGTCAAACCATGAACACTTCTTTCTACATACCTGTATTGATAGGGATTGAAGAAgatgtgtgtctatatatattaactaatgcaattatcatttaaattacCTAAAGCACTCTAAGTAAATTAACTAATGCAATTACCACTCAATAAAAGAATCCAAGCAATTGAAAACAAATACACtgaaattcaatatataaataaaaactacaaCATCTTTATCAGATTGGATCCAGCTTcgtatttgattttgaaaaattatataacccagttcaaactaaatttatatatgtgaatatatttttaattataaacttattatataaGTCATgcctatatattttaaatatattcataaaaaaatgacatgatTTCAACTTATTTATGAAACGGTATGAAGAAActgacttctttttttttccaataaagtCGTGAATATAAAAATCGAA comes from the Vigna radiata var. radiata cultivar VC1973A chromosome 2, Vradiata_ver6, whole genome shotgun sequence genome and includes:
- the LOC106756267 gene encoding probable E3 ubiquitin-protein ligase MARCH10 isoform X3; protein product: MSTEEKPVNEENEAGSCRRTVSLPVQKVDDPMGITEEASHVPPRKRQNLLLEIPSRTEESSQDFVAIKMPPTPSSNPTPTPKRVNFLVSSRSVDPPTHNSPGPSTSRGKSAIRSLLPKLSFRYRTPAADVGKSNTAAPEVSSSGIGEKPSIARSLSLTKIFTPRIKRTSSLPLDEIRQSNNESSHGGSVGGPLNKKEAQRKIARSLSVPANNKDKSLRRMDSFFRIVPSTPRVKEGDVLVDTSTNDTENEDANGEDIAEEEAVCRICLVDLCEGGETFKLECSCKGELALAHQECAIKWFSIKGNKTCDVCKEEVRNLPVTLLRIQSVRNRNNGANRSQLEDANGYRVWQEVPVLVIVSMLAYFCFLEQLLVGKMSTGAIAISLPFSCVLGLLSSMTSSTMGWLADLCVLTILF
- the LOC106756267 gene encoding uncharacterized protein LOC106756267 isoform X1 — encoded protein: MSTEEKPVNEENEAGSCRRTVSLPVQKVDDPMGITEEASHVPPRKRQNLLLEIPSRTEESSQDFVAIKMPPTPSSNPTPTPKRVNFLVSSRSVDPPTHNSPGPSTSRGKSAIRSLLPKLSFRYRTPAADVGKSNTAAPEVSSSGIGEKPSIARSLSLTKIFTPRIKRTSSLPLDEIRQSNNESSHGGSVGGPLNKKEAQRKIARSLSVPANNKDKSLRRMDSFFRIVPSTPRVKEGDVLVDTSTNDTENEDANGEDIAEEEAVCRICLVDLCEGGETFKLECSCKGELALAHQECAIKWFSIKGNKTCDVCKEEVRNLPVTLLRIQSVRNRNNGANRSQLEDANGYRVWQEVPVLVIVSMLAYFCFLEQLLVGKMSTGAIAISLPFSCVLGLLSSMTSSTMVKSRFIWIYASVQFAMVVLFAHIFYSVVRVQAVLSILLATFAGFGVVMSGSSILVEFYRWRRRLQASEQRQGPQLMPQTGQNPQSSNTPNSDSGSGPSNHSQPVVQNEQNSNQS
- the LOC106756267 gene encoding probable E3 ubiquitin-protein ligase MARCH10 isoform X2 is translated as MGITEEASHVPPRKRQNLLLEIPSRTEESSQDFVAIKMPPTPSSNPTPTPKRVNFLVSSRSVDPPTHNSPGPSTSRGKSAIRSLLPKLSFRYRTPAADVGKSNTAAPEVSSSGIGEKPSIARSLSLTKIFTPRIKRTSSLPLDEIRQSNNESSHGGSVGGPLNKKEAQRKIARSLSVPANNKDKSLRRMDSFFRIVPSTPRVKEGDVLVDTSTNDTENEDANGEDIAEEEAVCRICLVDLCEGGETFKLECSCKGELALAHQECAIKWFSIKGNKTCDVCKEEVRNLPVTLLRIQSVRNRNNGANRSQLEDANGYRVWQEVPVLVIVSMLAYFCFLEQLLVGKMSTGAIAISLPFSCVLGLLSSMTSSTMVKSRFIWIYASVQFAMVVLFAHIFYSVVRVQAVLSILLATFAGFGVVMSGSSILVEFYRWRRRLQASEQRQGPQLMPQTGQNPQSSNTPNSDSGSGPSNHSQPVVQNEQNSNQS
- the LOC106755661 gene encoding yrdC domain-containing protein, mitochondrial isoform X2 — encoded protein: MNGSAQGLLLLNTSFFSNFSFRGFCRLSVVRRSQQCHGLRRGFSKSMACSVENCDMGSGVVHPATDAYAGEAVEALKAGKVIAVPTDTLYGFACDACSLEAINRIYEIKGRRHTSPLAICVGDVSDITRFAVTDHLPHGLLDSLLPGPVTVVLKRGESSVLEQSLNPGLDSIGVRVPDCNFIRTIARASETALALTSANLSGQPSSLSTKDFENLWEHCAFVYDGGLIPSSRAGSTVVDLTTPQRYRILRPGSAKEETVAILEKHSFVETVTS
- the LOC106755661 gene encoding yrdC domain-containing protein, mitochondrial isoform X1 — protein: MVLRKDCFFSTPVSFPISPSEVTFSHDPWFCRLSVVRRSQQCHGLRRGFSKSMACSVENCDMGSGVVHPATDAYAGEAVEALKAGKVIAVPTDTLYGFACDACSLEAINRIYEIKGRRHTSPLAICVGDVSDITRFAVTDHLPHGLLDSLLPGPVTVVLKRGESSVLEQSLNPGLDSIGVRVPDCNFIRTIARASETALALTSANLSGQPSSLSTKDFENLWEHCAFVYDGGLIPSSRAGSTVVDLTTPQRYRILRPGSAKEETVAILEKHSFVETVTS
- the LOC106755661 gene encoding yrdC domain-containing protein, mitochondrial isoform X3 is translated as MACSVENCDMGSGVVHPATDAYAGEAVEALKAGKVIAVPTDTLYGFACDACSLEAINRIYEIKGRRHTSPLAICVGDVSDITRFAVTDHLPHGLLDSLLPGPVTVVLKRGESSVLEQSLNPGLDSIGVRVPDCNFIRTIARASETALALTSANLSGQPSSLSTKDFENLWEHCAFVYDGGLIPSSRAGSTVVDLTTPQRYRILRPGSAKEETVAILEKHSFVETVTS